Part of the Kushneria marisflavi genome, GCATTTCAACGATTGGTAGCGCGGATCGATATCCAGATGGGGACTGATAAATCGAGCCATCAGCGCCTGTTCGATACCGATCCGTACCTCGATGCCTGCACGACGCATCATCTCGATGCCGCGTCCCTGGTTGAGCGGGTGCGGATCAATCATGGCGACATTGACACGCCGAATGCCGAAGTCAATCAGCGCCTGCGCGCAGGAGGGCGTGCGCCCGTGAAAGGAACACGGCTCCAGCGTCACAAAGGCCTCGAGATCGCTGGCCGTTGCAAGCTGCGACAGGGCATGCGCTTCGGCATGACAATGACCCGGCGGCTGGGTATGGCCCCGGGCCACGATGGTGCCGCGACTCACCAGCACACATCCCACGGGTGGATTGGGCAGGCAGTGCGGCAGCGCCAGACGTGATGCGGCCAGCGCCTGGCGCATGAAAAAGGCAGACGGGTCGAGCGTCTTCATTGAACGGGTCCCCTGCAGACAACCGACAGCACGTCCGGCGTGCTGTCGGTCAGAGGCGAAGGCTATCGCAAGGCATGTTTGGCGAGAGGCCTACATCGAGGCAAACGCGGCCACATCATAGGCTTGAACCGGATCATGCTGCTCGCGCCAGGTCACCAGCTCGGCGATCGAGACCATCGGATAGTCCCGCTCGCGCGCGAAGGCTTCCAGCGCCTCACCGCGCATCATGGTGCCGTCATCGTTCATCAGCTCGCAGAGCACACCTGAGGCGCCATGGCCGGACAGACGCACCAGATCGATCGTGGCTTCGGTATGGCCACGGCGCGTCAGCACACCACCGTCACGGGCACGCAGCGGAAAAATGTGCCCCGGGCGAACGAGATCATCGGCCCGAGCGTTATCCGCTACCGCCGCCCGAACGGTAACGGTACGGTCGTAGGCGCTGACGCCGGTGGTCACACCCTCTCGGGCCTCGATGGTGACGGTAAAACCGGTCGAATAGGGGCTTTCGTTGTTGACCACCATCGGCGGCAATTCCAGCCGGTCGGCATGATCACCGGTGAGACACAGACAGACGATGCCACTGCCAAAACGGATCATCTGGGCCATCTGATGATCTTCCAGTGTGGTGGCGGCAAAGATCAGGTCGCCTTCGTTTTCCCGGTCGGGATCATCGGTGACCACCACGCCGTGACCACGGGCCAGGCTATCGAGTGCCTGTTGGACACGCGCCTGCGCGGCTGCGGAAAGGGAATCATCATTTTCAATATTGCGAGACATAACGGCTGCTCCAGGATCGCCTTTTATCAGCGAGGGACAAGGAACAGGGCAAGACAGGAGTGCTTGTACGACACGTACAGCGACGCCTCGCCCAATAAGGGCAATGACGTCGATCCTCTCCCATCCGGACTATCACCGTCGGCATCGGGATCTCACCGATTCCTGCGCATCATGCGCTCGCGGGCTTGTTCGCCACCGAATCAACGTCCGGTGTTGACATCACCGCCGGTGGGGACTTTCACCCCGCCCTGAGGATCTGATTCAAAAAAGAATCGGGCTCAGCCTATCCTGCAAATTCCGCTCGAGCAATCCCCGCCGGCACATGTCAATCGCAAATGGTCATATTGGCGAAAGCTGTTTTAACCGTCAGGCTGAGGCCGTCATTTCAAGTACAAGGAACACCGCTCATGTCCCGCTGGCTTCAACATGTCTCGCGCTCGCTGTGCACCGGTCTTTTGATGGCCGGCATGGGCACCGGCAGCGCTCTGGCCACTGAAAGCAATGCCTCCGAGGTCGTCGCAGAAACGCCCGGCTTTACCGACCTTGTAGATCAAAATGCCGATATCGAACGGCTCTACGATGGCGGCATATGGAGTGAAGGTCCTCTGGCACTGCCCGATGGCAGCGTGATCTGGAGCGATATCAAGAACAATCGCGTGATGATCTGGCGTGAAGGAGAAGAGGTCCGTGAATGGCTGCGACCGGCACAGTTTCATAACGGTCACACACTGGATCATGAAGGCCGGATACTGGCAGCGTCGCACGGCAAGCGCGCCGTGGAACGACAAAACGAGGACGGTCGGTGGGAAGTACTGGTCGACCTTGACGGCGAGCAAAAGCTCAACAGCCCCAACGATCTGGTGGTCGACGCACAAGGGCGCATCTGGTTTACCGACCCCACCTTTGGCATCGATCAGCCCGAAGAGGGCTACGGGGGCACTCCCATGACCGGTGGCGAGTACGTTTACCGCTTCGATCCGGAAAGCGAAGAGCTGACCCGATTGTCCACACCGGCGGTCAAAACGCCCAACGGTCTGGCCTTTTCGCCGGGTGAAACCACACTCTACATTGCCGATTCCGAACTGGGCCACGACCGGGAAGATGACAGCCTCAATCATCACATTGTGGCCTATGACGTGAGTGATGACGGCACGCTGTCCAACGAGCGGATCTTTACCGATGTCTCTCCCGGCGTACCCGATGGCCTCAAGGTCGATGAAAAAGGCAACGTCTGGTCAAGCAGCGACAGCGGTCTGCAGGTCTTCAGTCCGGAAGGCAAGCGTCTGGGCCGCATCGACCTGCCCGAGCGCACGGCCAATCTGGCCTTCGCCGAACACGATGGCCAGCATTATCTCTTCGTGACCGCGACTACCGGTCTCTACCGCATCCCGATCAAGGTGGGCGAAGCCCAGACACAGCGCGACTGACCCTTCTGCCTGTGTCCGCCTCCTGGCTGCAATCATGTCAGTAGGCGGGTGCAGCGGTGCAACAGGCAGGGGCACGCAATGAGTCGATGGGGTCTTTCAGGCGTGCATGCTAGAATCGCTCTCGACTCATCCAACGCCGACGCGCCATGACCCAGGAACGCGCTCCTCTCAAACGTGGCTGGACCACCGGATGCTGCGCGACCGCCGCTGCCCGGGCGGCCTATGCAGCGCTGCTGTGCGGCGAATTCCCCGATCCGGTCACCATTACCCTCCCCAGGGGACAGACACCCGCCTTTGCACTGGCCGTGCACGAGCATGGCGATGGCTGGGCCATGGCGGGGGTCATCAAGGATGCCGGCGATGATCCGGACGCCACGCATGGGGTTCTGGTGCGCGCCACGGTTCGCCCGCTGAAAGCCGGCTCGGGTCTGGTGTTCAGGGCAGGTCCCGGCGTGGGCACCGTGACCCGGCCGGGTCTCCCCATCCCCCCCGGGGAACCTGCAATCAATCCGGTGCCACGTCTAATGATTCGTCAGGCGCTTGAAGCGGTGGCGCACGATACTCCCGGCCATCATCAGGTAGATCTGGAAGTCACCATCGCCATCGATGATGGGGAACGCATCGCCCTTGATACTCTCAACGGACGCCTGGGCATCGTTGGCGGCCTCTCGGTACTGGGCACCACCGGTATCGTGATTCCGTTTTCCTGCTCGGCCTGGATTCACTCCATCCACAGCGGCATTGATGTTGCTCGTGCTCGCGGCCTGCCTCACATCGCCGGTTCTACCGGCTCGACCTCGGAAACCGCCGTACAGGCTCATTACGCGCTTGAGGAGAGCGCCCTGATCGAAATGGGCGACTTTGTCGGCGGCATGCTCAAGTACCTGCGCAAGCATCCGGTCCCCAGAGTCACCATCGCCGGCGGCATCGCCAAGATGGCCAAGCTCGGCCAGGGAATGCTGGATGTGCACTCAAAACGCGGCGTTATCGACCTTGAACGACTGGCGCGCCTGGCACGCAAGGCCGGCGGCGATACGGCGCTGTTTGAACGCATCGCAGGCGCCAATTCGGGCCTGGAGGCGTTTGAACTGGCCAGTGAAGCCGGTATTGCGCTGGGCGACCGGCTGGCAGACAGCGCGCTGAGCTGTGCGGCACAGGTCATTCGCCACAGCGGTATACAGCTCGATGTGATGGTGTTTGACCGCCAGGGGCAATGTGTCGGACACAGCTCATTGCAGGACTGTTGAAACATTTCCAATAAACATGGCCATATCCAAAATTGTTGAGGAAAACCGGTTACACTTGTTGTTTTCTCGACTCTGGCGACATAAGGCGCGCTGGTATCGATAAAGGCAATGCTTCAAAAGAGTGCCTTATGTTCTTTGGGCAGCGACCTGCCTCACTTTTTCTGTCTATAGTTTTCTGCGGTTTTAAAGCAGGAATTCACCTTAGCGACATCATGAACTATAAAAATTCGACTTAAAAAAAAACCGATCCATAAATTAAATTTATACAAAAATGGAGAAATTTTTTGGTTCAGCAATTACCGGATAATGACAATTCCTCGCCTCGGGAGGGTATTCCATCTCCGTCGGGAAAGTCCGACATGATCGATACCGACTATGTTATCGGTCAGGATAATTTTCAGGGCAAAATGCTCTTCAGCGTGGACCTGCACGGCAAGGTCTTCGGTATCTCGGCACTGTTGATTTTACTGTTTGTGGTCCTGACGCTGGCTCTGCAGGAAGAGGTATCTCCCCTTTTCAACGGCATGCGCGAATGGCTGACGAACAATCTGTCGTGGTTTTTTCTGTCGGCCGCCAACATTTTTGTATTGCTGGCAGTCGGACTGATTTTTACGCCACTGGGCAAGGTGCGCCTGGGGGGTGCCGAGGCCAAACCGGATCACTCCTATATCGGCTGGTTTGCCATGCTGTTTGCCGCCGGCATGGGCATCGGACTGATGTTTTACGGGGTTTCCGAGCCCATATCGCATTACGATACTGCCATGGCAGGCATCACCGTAGAAAACGGCATGCGTACCGACTGGGCGCCCCTTGGGGCCGCTGCTGGCGATGCAGCTGCTGCCAGAGAGCTGGGCATGGCCGCCACTATCTTGCACTGGGGTCTTCACCCTTGGGCCATCTATGCGATCGTAGCCCTGGCGCTTGCGCTTTTTTCCTATAACAAGGGATTGCCGCTCACCATCCGCTCAATCTTCTACCCGATTCTGGGTGAACGGGTATGGGGATGGCCCGGCCATATTGTCGATATTCTGGCCGTATTCTCAACTCTATTTGGTCTGGCCACCTCACTGGGCTATGGCGCCGAACAGGCCACTGCGGGTCTGCACTACCTGTTTGATGTGCCCGATACCAACGTAACGCGCGTGCTGCTGATTACGGCCATCACGCTGATTGCGCTTTGCTCGGTAGTGGCAGGAGTGAACAGTGGTGTAAAACGCCTCTCCGAGCTCAACATGGGACTGGCGTTTTTGCTGCTGCTGTTTGTCTTCTTCGTCGGCCCCACAACGGAGCTGGTCAGCGACTTTTTCACCAACCTGCTCTCCTATGCCACTCACCTGCCGGCACTATCCATGCCCTTTAGCCGTGACGATATGGAATACAGCCAGGGATGGACCGCATTTTACTGGGCATGGTGGATCAGCTGGTCGCCATTTGTCGGCATGTTCATCGCCCGTGTGAGCCGTGGCCGTACAGTACGCGAGTTCCTGATAGCCGTTTTGGTGGTGCCAACGCTTGTCTGCGTACTATGGATGACCGTCTTCGGCGGTACCGCCATCGGCCAGGTCGAAAGCGGTATGGACGATGTCGCTAACGCTGCGCTTGAGCTCAAGCTGTTCATGATGCTTTCGCATCTGCCGCTGTCCACGATCACCTCGCTGATCGGCATCATACTGGTGATGGTATTTTTCATCACCTCTTCGGACTCCGGTTCACTGGTCATTGATACCATTACGGCCGGCGGCAAGATCGATGCCCCGACACCGCAACGCGTCTTCTGGGCACTGATCAGCGGTGTGATCGCCATTGCGCTGCTGCTGGGCGGTGGCCTGGGCGCGCTTCAAGCCATGGTCATCTCCACAGGCCTACCGTTTGCCGTCGTCCTTTTGATCGGCAGCTTCGGGATTATCAAGGGGTTGATGTCAGAACCGCGCAATCAAAATTGATATCATTTTGAAATAGTGACATTAAAAAAGGAGCTGACCATGGGCAGCTCCTTTTTTTGCATGTTTTATCGATGCCTATGGACGGTGCCAACAAACGGCCACACCGACTGAGCCGACCACGTCATAAAATAAAACGTACACTATTAACGCTTTTCCATAACGCTAAATTGGCAACGCCGAACGAGCAGATCGCACATGAAGGATTGCCATACAGCGTAATTCACTTACACTCTGTCGCAATCAAGTGACCAAACCATCAATTCGCCTCACTATTTTAACTACACTGGGTCATGTCGCCGGCCCAGACCGCTTTCTTACGACTGCAATGGAGAAATGCCTTGAGTCAAACATCCGGAAACAATGATAACGAGAAGGATCAGGCCAGTGAGGGCATACCCGCCCCGACTGGCAAGGCCAACCTGATCGATACCGACTACGTCATTGGTCAGGACAATATTCAGACGAACAAGTTCGGTTTCAGCGTAGATCTCCACGGCAAGGTCTTCACCGTCTCTTCTCTGGTGATCCTGCTGTTCGTGATCATCACGCTTGCATTGCCGGAACAGATGGGACCCGTCTTCAACGGCGCCAAAAGCTTTCTGACCGACAACCTGAGCTGGCTGTTTCTGCTGGCGGCCAACATATTTGTCATCCTCGCGGTGGTACTGATCTTTACGCCACTGAGCCGGGTGCGCATCGGCGGCATGCATGCCAAACCGGACTTCAGCTACGCCGGCTGGTTCGCCATGCTCTTCGCCGCCGGCATGGGCATCGGGCTGATGTTCTATGGGGTATCGGAGCCGATCACCCATTACGGTACGGCCATCACCGGCGACTCCTGGGCTCCGCTGGGTGGCGCACAGGGCGATTCAGCCCAGGCGCAGTCCATGGCCATGGCTGCCACCATCTTCCACTGGGGCCTGCACCCGTGGGGCATCTACGCCATCGTGGCGCTATCACTGGCACTCTTTTCCTATAACAAGGGTCTGCCGTTGACCATGCGCTCGATCTTCTACCCGATTCTGGGTGAGCGTATCTGGGGCTGGCCGGGCCATATCATCGATATCCTGGCCGTGTTTGCGACGCTGTTTGGTCTTGCCACCTCGCTGGGTCTTGGCGCCTCCCAGGCGTCTGCCGGTCTGAACTATCTATTTGATATTCCCAATAACAACGTGACCATGGTCCTTTTGATCATCGGCATCACACTGGTCGCGTTGCTGTCGGTAATGCTGGGCGTGGACAAGGGGGTACAGCGCCTGTCACAGATCAACATGGCACTCGCCTTCTTGCTGCTGTTGTTCGTGATTTTTGTCGGACCCACCATGCTGATCGCCACCGGATTCATCGAGAACATGGGCTCGTATCTCAAGAATTTGCCGGCGCTTTCAATGCCCTTCGGGCGTGAAGACACCAACTTCGTTCATGGCTGGACGGCCTTCTACTGGGCCTGGTGGATCTCCTGGTCTCCGTTTGTCGGCATGTTCATCGCACGCGTCAGCCGTGGCCGTACCGTGCGTGAATTCCTGATCGCCGTACTGCTGGTCCCGACCATCGTCTCCGTGATCTGGATGACGGCCTTCGGTGATACTGCCATTTCGCAGCTGACCAGCGGTTTCGAAGGCGTCAAGGATGCGGCACTGGAACTTCAGCTGTTTGTCATGCTGGGGCAACTGCCGCTGACGGAAATCACCTCCTTTGTCGGCATCATCCTGGTCATGGTGTTCTTCATTACCTCTTCGGACTCCGGTTCGCTGGTCATTGACTCCATCACTGCCGGCGGCAAGGTCGATGCGCCCAAGCCGCAGCGCGTGTTCTGGGCACTGATTGAAGGCGCCATTGCCATTGCCCTGCTACTGGGTGGCGGTCTCACCGCACTGCAGGCAGCCGTTATCACGACCGGCCTGCCCTTCACTATCGTATTGCTGGCCGCGTGTTACGCCATCATCCAGGGGCTGCGCTCGGAGCCTCGCTACTAGGGTGATTCGTCACGTCAGCACACACGATGTGCATCAAAAAAGGCGGCCTGCGGGCCGCCTTTTTCATGCAGGAAAAACACTACTCCCAGAGCACTCCGACCGGGGTATCCGGCGCGTAATGCCGGGCGATCTGTGCCTGTAAAAGTTCGGCCGTGGCCAGCGCATCGATCAGCGCATGGTGGGCCTGATAAGGCGGCAGGTTATAGCGCTCGCGACTGGGGTGCAGCCGCAGTGACACCGGGCGTCGACCAATCAGGCGCTGAAACCAGGTCAGACGACGGTGCTGCCAGGCTTCAATGGCCATGGTGTCGATCAGCGGAAACAGCAGTGACTCCTTGAGGTAGTGGCGGGCGGCCGCATTCAGAAACTCGCGTTCGATGCGGGTGTAATGCACCACGACCAGGCGACCGGCCAGCTGCTCGAGCACCTCCCCGATGATCTTGTCAAAGGAGGGCGCATTGGCCAGATCACTGTGCGTCAGTCGATGATAGATCACGGAACGGCTGCTGAGCGTCCGTCGGGGCTTGACCGTCCAGTAATGACTTTTGGCCACCGGAATACGGTTCAGCGTAAACGGCTGTACGCCGATGCTGACGATACTGTCGCGGGCAGGGTCCAGGCCGGTGGTCTCGATATCCAGCGCCACCAGCGGTACCTCACTGATGGGTGTCTGGGGGTCCAGTGTGCCCGCCTCGAAATAACAGGCCAGCCGATCATCACGAGTGGTGTTTTGCCGGTCCGCCAGATAGGCCGGCCACTCGGAAACCAGTTTTCCGCGCCGGTGCCATTGCCAGCGTCGATAGTGCTTTTGCAATCGCTGTGGCCAGTCACGCATCAGCGGCTCCTTCCTCGACTGGCACCCGAGGGTACCGGATAGCGGAACTTCAGGAATTTCTGCGCATGGCTGAGAACTTCAAAGGCATCCTTGAGGTTATGACGCTCGTGGCTTTCGACATTACTGGGCCTCAAGCGATTGTCCGGCGACTCGTTACTCTCGATGGCCAGGGCCTGGTGACGGATACGCACCATCGAGATGAACTCGAAAGCGTAGCGCAGCCGGTCGTTGACCCCTTCGGGCAGCAGGCGCGTCTCGGCAATATCCTTGAGCCGGTCGATGGTGTTATGTGAGCTGGACCCGCAGGCCAGGGCATGAACGCGCACCAGATCCACCAGTGGCGCCGTCCCCCGGCGCTTGAGATCGATGGCATCGTTGTGCTGACCGTCCTTTTCCAGAATAAAGGTGCGAAAAAGACCCAGCGGCGGCGTACGGTTGAGCGCATTACGCGCCATGGCCGCCAGAAATAACGGGTGCTGAGGCGCCATTCTGGCGATCAGCCCCTGAAGATCTTCCAGCATGTCGAGTTCGCCATGGACAAAGCCCAGATCAAAAAAGATCGAGCTGTGCAGCAGCGCTTCGGGATCGGGGTTCTCGATCCAGTCGCGGAAATAGTTCTGCCAGACCGACAGCGGCTGTCGCCAGCGCTGGTTGGTGGCCATGATATCGCCCTTGCACAGCGGATAGCTGCACGCCGCCAGCCCGTCGCTGACAAAACGGGCCAGTGACTGGAAATATTCATCGTGCTGCTCGGGAATGAAGCTGTTGTCCAGGATCATGCCATGATCCTGGTCGGCGAAGACCGTCTGCTCATCACGAGCGCATGACCCCAGCACCATGAAGCAATAGGGCACCGGCGGTGGTCCCAGCTCATCCTCGCCCAGCTCCAGCAGCTTGCGGATAAAGCTTCGACAGATGGTCGCCATGGTTCGGCCAATCATCTGGGCATCGGCCCCTTCATCCACCAGCCGCGCAAAGGCCAGCGGCACATCACCGCTCAGGCGCACCAGCCCGGCCAGTCCGGACTGGGTGAAAATCGAGCTGACCAGATAGAGGCTGCTGCGGGTCTCATAGCGCATGACGTCGCTGAGCTGCAGCACGCCGATCGGACGCCGCCGATAGAGAATGGGCAGATGCTGAACGTTGTGATTGAGCATCGTCATCATCGCCTCATAGATCGACGCATCCGATGGCGCGGTCAACAGACTGGTCGACATGATCTCGCCCACCGGCGTCTCGCCGCTGAGATTTTCCGCCAGAGCCCGCACACAGCAGTCGCGGTCGGTCAGGAGACCGGCCAGACGGCGCACCTGCCCTTCCTGAGTCGTGAAGTGACGCGGACCGTTGATCCCCTCCTGCTCTTCGCTGAGGATCAATACACAGGTGACATTGTCTTCGCGCATGCGACGCGCCACCTCAACGATCGGCGTATGAATATCCACCATGGTCGGCTTGCGACGGATCAGACGACGCACTCGCGTGCTGCTCATCTGATTATCGTTGCGCTGCTGGTCGACCGTGGCCTTGAGACGGTCGCCGCCGGTTTCGACAAAGTCGGCAAAATCGTCGTTGTCCGCCCGCAGCGATTCAAAAAGCTCGGCCGGGACGAAATAGATCAGCGTGTCTTCGATGGCGCGTACCGGGAACCGCACACGACGATTGCGCATGATGTCCGAGTAGCCAAAGATATCGCCTTCCACCAGGCGGTCGAACAGCTGGCCGCTGCGCTTTGATACTTCAACGGCACCACTGCGCACGTAGCAGAGCTCGTTGATTTCCTGATCCAGCGCCAGAATGTCGGTCCCGGCCTGGAAATAGCTGATCTCGACCTGGGTGGCCACCTGATCCAGCCATTCATCGCCGAGATATTCAAAGGGCGCGAACTGCGCCATGTGCTGGCGAATTTCCAGCTGTTCGATATCCATCCGCTTGCTGCTCCCTGGCTTGCCCTGCGTGTATCGCCATGACGATACATCGTCTTTGATGATTCTGCTCATGAAGCGTGTTGACTGCCTTTATGGTCGGCAGTGCGTTTGCCCCTGAACGTCTCTTTGGTCGAATCGCGACTAAAGTGCTCTGCTCTTTTGTTCCGTTTCCGCGCAAGTATTAGTGGCCCTGCACATAAAAACGGTCATACACCGGGACAACAAGGATGAGCCATGAGCGGACCAACGCACAACGATACCCAGTGGCGCGACATTCAGCGCAATGCCAGCTTCCAGGAGCTGGTGCAAAAACGCTCCCGCTTTGCCATGACGCTTTCCGTCATCATGCTGAGCCTCTACATGGCCTTCATCCTGCTCATTGCCTTTGCGCCCGGCGTGCTGGGTACTCCGCTGGCCCAGGGCATGACCACTACCTGGGGCATCCTCATCGGTCTGGGGCTGATTCTTGTGGCCATCGTCCTGACCGGACTCTATGTGCGTCGCGCCAACGGTGAATTCGATCGCCTCAATGCCCGTGTGCTTGAGGAGATCAGCCAATGATGACCGCAGTACTCAAGCTGACACTGGTCGCCGCCGGCAGCCTGCTCACCGGTGCCACGGCCATGGCCGATGCCCTGACCGGCCCCGTGACAAGGCAGGCCCTCAACGTACCGGCCATCATCATGTTTCTGATCTTTGTCGGCATCACGCTCTACATCACCTGGTGGGCCTCCAAAAAGAGCCAGTCGGCCTCGGATTACTACGCGGCCGGCGGCAACATTACCGGCTTTCAGAACGGCCTGGCGATCTCGGGCGATTTCATGTCGGCGGCCTCCTTTCTGGGGATCTCGGCACTGGTCTTCACCTCGGGCTATGACGGCCTGATCTACTCAATGGGCTTTCTGGTCGGCTGGCCGATGATCATGTTTCTGATCGCCGAACGACTGCGCAATCTGGGACGCTATACCTTTGCCGACGTTGCCTCGTTTCGCCTGAGCAAGCGCCCGGTACGCATTCTTTCTGCCTTCGGTTCGCTGGCCGTGGTCGCGCTTTACCTGATCGCCCAGATGGTCGGCGCCGGCAAACTGATTCAGCTGCTCTTTGGTCTCAACTATCACATCGCCGTCGTCGTGGTCGGTGCGCTGATGGTCTGTTACGTCCTTTTTGGCGGCATGCTGGCCACCACCTGGGTGCAGATGATCAAGGCCGCCATCCTGCTTTTCGGGGCAAGTTTCATGGCGCTGATGGTACTGATGCATGTGGATTTCAGTCTGGAAGGGCTTTTCAACGAGGCCGTTAGCGTTCACAAAAACGGGCTGGCCATCATGAGTCCGGGCGGGCTGGTAAAGGACCCGATCTCGGCGATCTCGCTGGGTCTGGCGCTGATGTTCGGCACCGCCGGCCTGCCGCATATCCTGATGCGATTTTTCACCGTCGGTAACGCCAAGGAAGCGCGCAAGAGTGTGTTCGTGGCCACCGGTTTCATCGGTTACTTCTACATTCTCACCTTCATCATCGGCTTTGGCGCCATCATTTTAGTGAGCACCAACCCGGTCTTTCAGGACAGTACCGGCGCGATTATCGGCGGCAACAACATGGTGGCCGTACATCTGGCCAACGCGGTGGGCGGCAGTATTTTCCTTGGTTTCATCTCGGCGGTGGCCTTTGCAACCATTCTGGCCGTGGTGGCAGGTCTGGCACTGGCAGGCGCCTCGGCCATCTCGCATGACCTGTATGCCGGCGTCATCATGAAAGACAACGCCGACGAGAAAAAGGAGGTGCGCATCTCGAAGATTTCCGTGCTGGTGCTGGGCGTGGTCGCCATTGTGTTGGGCATTGCGTTCGAGAGTCAGAACGTCGCCTTCATGGTCGGTCTGGCCTTCTCGATCGCGGCAAGCTGCAACTTCCCGGTACTGCTGCTTTCCATGTACTGGCGCCGGCTGACCACCCGGGGCGCCGTTATCGGTGGCGGTCTGGGGCTGGCCACGGCCATCGTGCTGATGATTCTTGGTCCGACCATCTGGGTACAGGTACTGGGCCATGCCACCCCGATCTATCCCTATGACTACCCGGCGCTGTTTTCGATGGCGGTGGCCTTTATCGGCATCTGGCTGTTCTCGGTTACCGACAACTCCGCCGCCGCCGAACGTGAACGCGATCTGTTCGACGCTCAGTTTGTACGCTCCCAGACCGGCATTGGTGCCTCTGGCAGCGTGGCTCACTGACCCTTCCATTCCCCCTCTCTCTCCTTCGCCCTGCCAAAAGCAGGGCTTTTTTTTGACCAGTCCAAACTGGCACCTGCCCGATCTGCTTTTTTATTAACTCAAGTTTGGGAGCGGTGGGCCGCTATCGACATAACACAAAGTTACAAGAAAGCGGAGCGGCCGGATCACCATGACCTCATACCACAGGAAGTTCTGTCAGCTGGCAGGGCTGGCCGTCGCTCTGGCACTGTCCATGCCGGCGGCTCTGGCGGCCACCGCCCCCAGAGGACTCACCCAGGGGGACTGGCTTGTCAGAGCCGGTGCGGCGCGCATTATGCCCATTGGCATACGCTCCACCATTCCCACCATTGGGGGAGACGTCGAAACACCCGACACTTACTCGCCCACGCTGGATCTCAGCTATTTCCTGACCGATCACTGGGCCCTGCAGCTGACCGGCGGGGTCTCTTCCACGCCCTACCGACTGAAGGATTCGGCAGTGGGCGATTTTGATATCGGCACCGTCAGAACCGCCGCTCTTGCCCTGATGGCGCAGTATCATTTTCGTCCGGGTTCGACCATCAACCCCTATATCGGTGCCGGGATGGTCTGGTCCCGAACCCTGAAGGTTGAACCGGCCGACAACATCCCCGATTTCGAGGTCGACTCCATCAACAGTGTCCTGCTGGGGATCGGCCTGGACTACCATCTGGGGGGGCACTGGTTTGCCAATGCCAATGTGCAGTATCTCAGGGTGCCAACCTATTACTTCGACAGTGACGGGTTCAGCGCTCAAGTGGATTTGGACACGCTCATCACGGGCCTCGGGCTGGGATATCGATTCTAGTCCGCCTTTTTGATGACGCAGAACCCGCGTAAGGTAGCGCAAGGCCATGCCTTTAAATCCCGAGATCCTGTATCTGACCAGCGGTATCAGCCGATGCGCCTTTCTGGTGGTCTTTCTGGCCACGGTCATCAGCCAGCCCGATGAGCGCTGTCTGCGACACTGGTTGGCGGCGCTGGCCACGTCAGCGGCAGGATCACTTTGCATGTCGCTAAGCCCGAGCTATCCGATCGCCCCCTTTCCACTCTCGCTGATCACCACCACGCTATTTTTCTCTAGTTTAAGCCTGTCATGGAGCGGGCTGAGAATCTTTT contains:
- a CDS encoding BCCT family transporter; the encoded protein is MSQTSGNNDNEKDQASEGIPAPTGKANLIDTDYVIGQDNIQTNKFGFSVDLHGKVFTVSSLVILLFVIITLALPEQMGPVFNGAKSFLTDNLSWLFLLAANIFVILAVVLIFTPLSRVRIGGMHAKPDFSYAGWFAMLFAAGMGIGLMFYGVSEPITHYGTAITGDSWAPLGGAQGDSAQAQSMAMAATIFHWGLHPWGIYAIVALSLALFSYNKGLPLTMRSIFYPILGERIWGWPGHIIDILAVFATLFGLATSLGLGASQASAGLNYLFDIPNNNVTMVLLIIGITLVALLSVMLGVDKGVQRLSQINMALAFLLLLFVIFVGPTMLIATGFIENMGSYLKNLPALSMPFGREDTNFVHGWTAFYWAWWISWSPFVGMFIARVSRGRTVREFLIAVLLVPTIVSVIWMTAFGDTAISQLTSGFEGVKDAALELQLFVMLGQLPLTEITSFVGIILVMVFFITSSDSGSLVIDSITAGGKVDAPKPQRVFWALIEGAIAIALLLGGGLTALQAAVITTGLPFTIVLLAACYAIIQGLRSEPRY
- a CDS encoding 3'-5' exonuclease — its product is MRDWPQRLQKHYRRWQWHRRGKLVSEWPAYLADRQNTTRDDRLACYFEAGTLDPQTPISEVPLVALDIETTGLDPARDSIVSIGVQPFTLNRIPVAKSHYWTVKPRRTLSSRSVIYHRLTHSDLANAPSFDKIIGEVLEQLAGRLVVVHYTRIEREFLNAAARHYLKESLLFPLIDTMAIEAWQHRRLTWFQRLIGRRPVSLRLHPSRERYNLPPYQAHHALIDALATAELLQAQIARHYAPDTPVGVLWE
- a CDS encoding putative nucleotidyltransferase substrate binding domain-containing protein, producing MDIEQLEIRQHMAQFAPFEYLGDEWLDQVATQVEISYFQAGTDILALDQEINELCYVRSGAVEVSKRSGQLFDRLVEGDIFGYSDIMRNRRVRFPVRAIEDTLIYFVPAELFESLRADNDDFADFVETGGDRLKATVDQQRNDNQMSSTRVRRLIRRKPTMVDIHTPIVEVARRMREDNVTCVLILSEEQEGINGPRHFTTQEGQVRRLAGLLTDRDCCVRALAENLSGETPVGEIMSTSLLTAPSDASIYEAMMTMLNHNVQHLPILYRRRPIGVLQLSDVMRYETRSSLYLVSSIFTQSGLAGLVRLSGDVPLAFARLVDEGADAQMIGRTMATICRSFIRKLLELGEDELGPPPVPYCFMVLGSCARDEQTVFADQDHGMILDNSFIPEQHDEYFQSLARFVSDGLAACSYPLCKGDIMATNQRWRQPLSVWQNYFRDWIENPDPEALLHSSIFFDLGFVHGELDMLEDLQGLIARMAPQHPLFLAAMARNALNRTPPLGLFRTFILEKDGQHNDAIDLKRRGTAPLVDLVRVHALACGSSSHNTIDRLKDIAETRLLPEGVNDRLRYAFEFISMVRIRHQALAIESNESPDNRLRPSNVESHERHNLKDAFEVLSHAQKFLKFRYPVPSGASRGRSR
- a CDS encoding DUF485 domain-containing protein — encoded protein: MSGPTHNDTQWRDIQRNASFQELVQKRSRFAMTLSVIMLSLYMAFILLIAFAPGVLGTPLAQGMTTTWGILIGLGLILVAIVLTGLYVRRANGEFDRLNARVLEEISQ